In one window of Oncorhynchus kisutch isolate 150728-3 linkage group LG16, Okis_V2, whole genome shotgun sequence DNA:
- the LOC109906730 gene encoding gem-associated protein 8-like translates to MEDHCSIYSWFAHPVYGHYWQHYQQAMNWHQRHRQAYRKAWQAAYGPGYPQRYADWHGGEGGGRRAEETVAAKDHVEEDLEGGADDEEGDGESGSDSEIECDVSNMEITEELRQYFAQTERHKEELKKQQQLEAEQQDTYVLADQDMHRISWHGRSLPPSERPGERRGAEMKKLYGEDAAKVQGMEAAMQLTFDRNCDKKQPKYWPVIPLKL, encoded by the exons ATG GAGGACCATTGTAGCATCTACTCCTGGTTTGCCCACCCTGTGTATGGCCACTACTGGCAGCATTACCAGCAGGCTATGAACTGGCACCAGAGACACAGGCAGGCCTACAGAAAGGCCTGGCAGGCTGCCTACGGGCCAGGTTACCCCCAACGCTACGCAGACTGGCAtgggggagagggtggagggaggagagcagaggagacggTCGCTGCTAAGGACCATGTGGAAGAGGATTTGGAGGGGGGTGCAGATGACGAGGAGGGGGACGGGGAAAGTGGCTCGGACAGCGAAATCGAATGTGATGTCAGCAACATGGAGATCACAGAGGAGCTGCGCCAGTATTTTGCCCAGACTGAGCGGCACAAGGAGGagctca agaagcagcagcagctggAGGCGGAGCAGCAGGATACTTACGTGTTGGCCGACCAGGACATGCACAGAATTTCCTGGCACGGCAGGTCGCTGCCCCCCTCTGAGCGGCCGGGCGAGCGCCGAGGCGCTGAGATGAAGAAGCTGTACGGGGAAGACGCGGCAAAGGTCCAGGGTATGGAGGCGGCCATGCAGCTCACCTTTGACAGAAACTGTGACAAGAAACAGCCCAAATACTGGCCCGTCATCCCTCTAAAACTGTAG
- the LOC109906728 gene encoding motile sperm domain-containing protein 2 isoform X1, with the protein MTDARSALSEQDIQKKIEETRKRFRIEYAQDSSDKYDSRDVDRLWKDDVLVDGYLEWRHFEVEDTLKMIDESLQWRKEFKLNDINESSVQKSLFESGMHYLHGYDKEGNKLFWFRVKLHVKDVKMLTEKKRYVAFWLESYARREPGIPLTVIFDMSEAGLSCIDMDLIKYIINCFQVYYPRLLCKMLMYEMPWIMNAAWKIVKNMLSQDAIDKLKFVSKSDIQNYVDRENLPSYMGGTDPFKFSYPPLPDDVFQNPISETGQEDDTESKDDDLEAKDTLEPSSPTLRTRNVYLAQDGDNDGSIRWKGSRRPTVTFKGTLLYISPDDELCFGHREGEKRCPIMLNNVTKNQVAFKVRTTAPEKYRVKPSNSSCGAGKSMEITVSLHGGSLCSPQDRFLIMAAEMEPCSGGGSTDLAQFWKGVPKAKIMEHRLRCRMLESIKSALSPVTDRSHKMETNSYQDMHTMLLQLMASSSRLEQKMDHCLWWQKLLTVLVTALTALGFSALYIQYTGEWPF; encoded by the exons ATGACGGACGCAAGATCGGCTTTATCAGAGCAG GACATTCAAAAGAAAATAGAGGAAACAAGAAAACGATTCCGTATCGAATATGCACAAG ACTCATCAGACAAGTATGACTCCAGGGATGTGGACAGGTTATGGAAGGATGATGTTTTGGTTGATGGTTATCTGGAGTGGCGCCACTTTGAGGTGGAGGACACCTTGAAGATGATCGATGAGAGTCTTCAGTGGAGAAAAGAATTCAAACTGAATG ACATCAACGAAAGCTCTGTTCAAAAGTCTCTATTTGAGTCTGGCATGCATTATCTCCATGGCTATGATAAAGAGGGCAACAAACTGT TCTGGTTCAGGGTTAAGCTGCACGTGAAGGATGTGAAGATGTTGACAGAGAAGAAAAGGTACGTGGCCTTCTGGTTGGAGAGCTACGCCCGGCGGGAACCAGGGATTCCCCTCACCGTGATCTTTGACATGTCCGAAGCGGGTCTAAGCTGCATT GACATGGATTTGATCAAATATATAATCAATTGCTTCCAGGTGTATTACCCTAGATTGCTTT GCAAAATGCTCATGTACGAGATGCCATGGATCATGAATG CGGCATGGAAGATTGTGAAGAACATGCTCAGTCAAGACGCCATCGACAAGCTGAAGTTTGTGTCCAAGAGTGACATCCAGAACTATGTTGATAGGGAGAACCTCCCGTCCTACATGGGAGGAACT GACCCATTCAAATTCAGTTACCCACCGTTGCCTGATGACGTCTTCCAGAACCCCATATCAGAGACTGGACAAGAGGATGACACTGAGTCAAAGGATGATGACCTGGAGGCCAAGGACACCCTGGAGCCGAGCTCTCCTACACTCAGAACCAGAAAT GTATACTTGGCCCAGGATGGGGACAATGATGGCTCCATCAGATGGAAAGGATCCCGTAGGCCAACCGTCACTTTCAAAGGCACCTTACTCTATATCAG tCCTGATGATGAGTTGTGCTTTGGCCacagagagggtgagaagagATGTCCGATCATGCTTAATAATGTCACCAAAAACCAAGTGGCCTTCAAG GTGCGGACCACAGCCCCAGAGAAGTACAGGGTGAAGCCCAGTAATAGCAGCTGTGGGGCGGGCAAGAGTATGGAAATCACTGTGTCactgcatggag GGTCCCTGTGCTCTCCTCAGGACCGCTTCTTAATCATGGCTGCTGAGATGGAGCCATGTAGCGGTGGGGGGAGCACAGACCTCGCCCAGTTCTGGAAGGGTGTCCCAAAGGCTAAAATAATGGAGCACAG GCTGCGGTGTCGAATGCTAGAGAGCATCAAGTCGGCACTCAGCCCTGTGACTGACAGGTCTCACAAAATGGAGACCAATAGCTACCAAGACATGCACACCATG